From Corynebacterium frankenforstense DSM 45800, the proteins below share one genomic window:
- the sufD gene encoding Fe-S cluster assembly protein SufD: MTEIVKNGTPHDTKGDVFTSYNVDDFDVPGGRDEIWRFISLRALRGLHNGKFPEQTAPDITVTVADGQEGVEVGTLAKDDERALRAGAPADRVAAQAWTSMDELTYVNVARDTEVDTPVHIDVTGHGADKTAFGGILVELGSHAKATVVLRYQGSATYADNVQYVLGDGAKLTVVTDADWEDDTVHLSNHQALIGRDADLHHSVATFGGQVVRVVPRVRFGGQGGNVEMLGVYFADDGQYFENRLLVDHSEPNCTSNVLYKGALQGDTETRTEARTCWVGDVLIRAKASNTDTYEANRNLVLSEGARADAIPNLEIETGDIPGAGHAATVGRFDDMHLFYLMSRGIPEAEARRLIVHGFFTEVINKIPVESVREELENRVEDELEKVVL, translated from the coding sequence TTGACGGAGATCGTCAAGAACGGAACGCCGCACGACACCAAGGGCGACGTCTTCACCTCCTACAACGTCGACGACTTCGACGTTCCCGGGGGCCGGGACGAGATCTGGCGTTTCATCTCGCTGCGCGCCCTGCGCGGCCTGCACAACGGCAAGTTCCCGGAGCAGACAGCCCCGGACATCACGGTCACCGTGGCCGACGGCCAGGAGGGTGTCGAGGTCGGTACCCTGGCCAAGGACGACGAGCGCGCGCTGCGCGCCGGCGCCCCGGCCGACCGGGTCGCCGCGCAGGCCTGGACCTCGATGGACGAGCTGACGTACGTCAACGTCGCCCGCGACACCGAGGTCGACACCCCGGTGCACATCGACGTGACCGGCCACGGCGCGGACAAGACCGCCTTCGGCGGCATCCTCGTCGAGCTGGGCAGCCACGCCAAGGCGACCGTCGTCCTGCGCTACCAGGGCTCGGCCACCTACGCCGACAACGTCCAGTACGTCCTCGGCGACGGCGCCAAGCTGACCGTGGTCACCGACGCGGACTGGGAGGACGACACGGTCCACCTGTCCAACCACCAGGCGCTCATCGGCCGCGACGCTGACCTGCACCACAGCGTGGCCACCTTCGGCGGCCAGGTCGTGCGCGTCGTGCCCCGCGTGCGCTTCGGCGGCCAGGGCGGCAACGTCGAGATGCTCGGCGTCTACTTCGCCGACGACGGCCAGTACTTCGAGAACCGCCTCCTGGTCGACCACTCCGAACCGAACTGCACCTCCAACGTCCTCTACAAGGGCGCGCTGCAGGGCGACACGGAGACCCGGACCGAGGCGCGCACCTGCTGGGTCGGCGACGTGCTCATCCGCGCCAAGGCCAGCAACACGGACACCTACGAGGCCAACCGCAACCTGGTGCTCAGCGAGGGCGCCCGCGCGGACGCGATCCCGAACCTGGAGATCGAGACCGGCGACATCCCCGGCGCCGGCCACGCCGCGACCGTCGGCCGCTTCGACGACATGCACCTGTTCTACCTGATGAGCCGCGGTATCCCCGAGGCCGAGGCCCGCCGCCTCATCGTGCACGGTTTCTTCACCGAGGTCATCAACAAGATCCCGGTCGAGTCCGTCCGCGAGGAGCTGGAGAACCGCGTCGAGGACGAGCTCGAGAAGGTCGTCCTCTAG
- the sufC gene encoding Fe-S cluster assembly ATPase SufC: protein MSTLEIKNLHAQVVPAEEDAEPKPILHGVNLTVNSGEVHAIMGPNGSGKSTLAYALAGHPRYEITEGEVLLDGVNLLDLEVDERARAGLFLAMQYPTEVPGVSMSNFLRSAVTSVRGEAPKLRDWIKEMGQARENLKIDKSFTERSVNEGFSGGEKKRHEVLQLDLLKPKFAVMDETDSGLDVDALRVVSDGINSYHEQNDGGIVMITHYKRILEYVKPDVVHVFAHGQIVKTGGPELAEELDAQGYEQYI from the coding sequence ATGTCTACTCTCGAAATCAAGAACCTGCACGCTCAGGTCGTCCCCGCGGAGGAGGACGCCGAGCCGAAGCCGATCCTGCACGGCGTCAACCTGACCGTGAACTCCGGCGAGGTGCACGCCATCATGGGCCCGAACGGCTCCGGCAAGTCCACCCTCGCCTACGCCCTCGCGGGCCACCCGCGCTACGAGATCACCGAGGGCGAGGTGCTCCTCGACGGGGTCAATCTCCTCGACCTCGAGGTCGACGAGCGCGCCCGCGCCGGTCTCTTCCTGGCCATGCAGTACCCGACCGAGGTGCCGGGCGTGTCCATGTCGAACTTCCTGCGCTCGGCCGTGACCTCCGTGCGCGGCGAGGCGCCGAAGCTGCGCGACTGGATCAAGGAGATGGGCCAGGCCCGCGAGAACCTGAAGATCGACAAGTCCTTCACCGAGCGCTCCGTCAACGAGGGCTTCTCGGGCGGCGAGAAGAAGCGCCACGAGGTGCTCCAGCTCGACCTGCTCAAGCCGAAGTTCGCCGTCATGGACGAGACGGACTCCGGCCTGGACGTCGACGCGCTGCGCGTCGTCTCCGACGGCATCAACTCGTACCACGAGCAGAACGACGGCGGCATCGTGATGATCACGCACTACAAGCGCATCCTCGAGTACGTCAAGCCGGACGTGGTGCACGTCTTCGCGCACGGTCAGATCGTCAAGACCGGTGGCCCCGAGCTCGCCGAGGAACTCGACGCGCAGGGCTACGAGCAGTACATCTGA
- a CDS encoding cysteine desulfurase has translation MAGFRTADGRLDVEAVRAEFPILSRTVRDGKPFVYLDSGATSQRPERVWRAEERFVLHTNAPVHRGAYQVAEEATDAYEEARERIAHFIGADGPEIAFTKNATEGLNLIAFCLGDDRAGDLRVGEGDTVVVTELEHHANLVPWQELCRRTGATLKWYSATEDGRIDLDSLELDDSVKVVAFTHQSNVTGAVTDVPELVCRARAVGALTVLDACQSVPHQPVDVHALGVDFAAFSGHKMCGPSGVGAVYGRAELLEQLPPFLTGGSMIEVVTMEKTTFAEPPQRFEAGTQMTSQVVGLGAAVDFLEEVGMDAVAAHEHELTAHALDVLPQIEGLRILGPTEPVARGGAVSFVVDGIHPHDLGQVLDDRGVAVRVGHHCAWPVHRCLGAQSTARASFYLYNTEAEIDRLAEAIDYARDFFGVK, from the coding sequence ATGGCCGGCTTCCGAACCGCCGACGGGCGCCTCGACGTCGAGGCCGTCCGCGCGGAGTTCCCGATCCTCTCGCGCACCGTGCGTGACGGGAAGCCCTTCGTCTACCTGGACTCCGGGGCGACCTCCCAGCGCCCGGAGCGGGTGTGGCGGGCCGAGGAGCGTTTCGTGCTGCACACCAACGCCCCCGTGCACCGCGGCGCCTACCAGGTAGCCGAGGAGGCCACCGACGCCTACGAGGAGGCGCGCGAGCGCATCGCGCACTTCATCGGCGCCGACGGCCCGGAGATCGCCTTCACCAAGAACGCCACCGAGGGCCTCAACCTCATCGCGTTCTGCCTGGGCGACGACCGCGCCGGCGACCTGCGCGTGGGCGAGGGCGACACCGTCGTCGTCACGGAGCTGGAACACCACGCCAACCTCGTGCCGTGGCAGGAGCTCTGCCGGCGGACGGGGGCCACGCTGAAGTGGTACTCGGCGACCGAGGACGGCCGCATCGACCTCGACTCCCTCGAGCTCGACGACTCGGTCAAGGTCGTCGCCTTCACCCACCAGTCAAACGTGACCGGTGCCGTGACCGACGTGCCGGAGCTGGTGTGCCGGGCGCGCGCCGTCGGTGCGCTCACGGTGCTCGACGCCTGCCAGTCCGTGCCCCACCAGCCGGTCGACGTGCACGCCCTCGGCGTGGACTTCGCCGCCTTCTCCGGGCACAAGATGTGCGGGCCTTCGGGCGTGGGTGCGGTCTACGGACGCGCGGAGCTGCTCGAGCAGCTGCCGCCGTTCCTGACCGGCGGCTCCATGATCGAGGTCGTGACCATGGAGAAGACGACCTTCGCCGAGCCGCCGCAGCGCTTCGAGGCCGGCACCCAGATGACCAGCCAGGTCGTGGGGCTCGGCGCGGCGGTCGACTTCCTCGAGGAGGTCGGCATGGACGCCGTGGCCGCCCACGAGCACGAGCTGACCGCGCACGCGCTCGACGTGCTCCCGCAGATCGAGGGCCTGCGCATCCTCGGGCCGACCGAACCGGTCGCCCGCGGCGGTGCCGTCTCCTTCGTCGTCGACGGGATCCACCCGCACGACCTCGGCCAGGTCCTCGACGACCGCGGCGTGGCCGTGCGCGTGGGCCACCACTGCGCGTGGCCGGTGCACCGCTGTCTGGGCGCCCAGTCCACGGCGCGGGCGTCGTTCTACCTGTACAACACCGAAGCGGAGATCGACCGGCTGGCCGAGGCGATCGACTACGCGCGAGATTTCTTCGGGGTGAAGTAG
- the sufU gene encoding Fe-S cluster assembly sulfur transfer protein SufU — MSVESMYQEVILDHYKNPTHSGLREPFEAEVFHVNPSCGDEVTLRVHLSNDGKTVEDVSYQATGCSISQASTSVMAEEIVGQPVAKAMEKLEDFDRMVTSRGKEEGDPELIGDGVAFAGVAKYPARVKCALLGWKAFQAATAEALDKMNGGSEQ; from the coding sequence GTGAGCGTTGAATCCATGTACCAGGAGGTCATCCTGGACCACTACAAGAACCCGACCCACTCCGGGCTGCGCGAGCCCTTTGAGGCCGAGGTCTTCCACGTCAACCCGTCCTGCGGTGACGAGGTCACGCTGCGCGTGCACCTCTCCAACGACGGCAAGACCGTGGAGGACGTCTCCTACCAGGCGACCGGTTGCTCGATCTCCCAGGCCTCCACGTCGGTGATGGCCGAGGAGATCGTCGGCCAGCCGGTGGCCAAGGCCATGGAGAAGCTCGAGGACTTCGACCGCATGGTCACCTCGCGCGGCAAGGAGGAGGGCGACCCCGAGCTGATCGGCGACGGCGTCGCCTTCGCCGGGGTGGCCAAGTACCCCGCCCGGGTCAAGTGCGCGCTGCTCGGCTGGAAGGCCTTCCAGGCCGCGACCGCCGAGGCGCTCGACAAGATGAACGGAGGCTCTGAGCAGTAA
- a CDS encoding metal-sulfur cluster assembly factor: protein MTEEDQNAGTPERAAADGAQAPPQTEQDIKDAADVEEYLRDVIDPELGINVVDLGLVYDIFIDRSDGVKTAVINMTLTSPACPLTDMLEDQASVAVVNNGAADEVEINWVWIPPWGPHMITEEGREQLRALGFAV, encoded by the coding sequence ATGACCGAAGAGGACCAGAACGCCGGGACCCCCGAGCGCGCCGCCGCTGACGGCGCGCAGGCCCCGCCCCAGACGGAGCAGGACATCAAGGACGCCGCCGACGTCGAGGAGTACCTCCGCGACGTCATCGACCCCGAGCTCGGGATCAACGTCGTGGACCTCGGTCTGGTCTACGACATCTTCATCGACCGTTCCGACGGCGTGAAGACCGCGGTGATCAACATGACCCTGACCTCGCCGGCGTGCCCGCTGACGGACATGCTCGAGGATCAGGCCTCGGTGGCCGTGGTCAACAACGGCGCGGCCGACGAGGTGGAGATCAACTGGGTGTGGATCCCGCCGTGGGGCCCGCACATGATCACCGAGGAGGGCCGCGAGCAGCTGCGCGCGCTCGGCTTCGCCGTCTAG
- a CDS encoding sugar-binding transcriptional regulator, protein MDDTDLNRLYEVACMYHEDGMGQAAIADSLGVSRPTVSRMLSRARAIGMVRVQVVPPGSADMTGLAAELAEALGLRRAFLAPGAHPQTIGRGMERAVQAAVLDMELRPGDSVVVASGMATSGVADMQLTGLQSAVLVPGVGGAHEPELWHQPNETVRRLAEHSGASYTALFAEAVPSPAVYEALQVDDSFRAIRGLWANARGALLGVGARTTGRVSISRAIPQDALPDSVGDVCLHFFDRAGRELSFPGSERTIHISTEQLLRIPRSTAIAVGAEKVLPVIVAARRGLFRSLVTDTATAELILAEL, encoded by the coding sequence ATGGACGACACCGACCTCAACCGCCTCTACGAGGTCGCCTGCATGTACCACGAGGACGGCATGGGCCAGGCGGCGATCGCCGACTCCCTGGGCGTGTCCCGCCCGACAGTGTCGCGGATGCTCTCCCGGGCCCGCGCGATCGGGATGGTCCGCGTCCAGGTCGTGCCTCCCGGGTCCGCGGACATGACCGGGCTGGCGGCCGAGCTCGCCGAGGCACTGGGGCTGCGGCGTGCGTTCCTGGCCCCCGGCGCCCACCCCCAGACCATCGGCCGCGGGATGGAACGCGCCGTGCAGGCCGCCGTGCTCGACATGGAGCTGCGGCCGGGCGACTCCGTCGTCGTGGCCTCGGGCATGGCCACCAGCGGCGTGGCCGACATGCAGCTGACCGGACTGCAGTCGGCGGTGCTCGTCCCGGGCGTGGGCGGGGCCCACGAGCCCGAGCTGTGGCACCAGCCCAACGAGACAGTGCGCCGCCTGGCCGAGCACTCGGGCGCGAGCTACACGGCGCTCTTCGCCGAGGCGGTGCCCTCCCCCGCGGTCTACGAGGCGCTCCAGGTGGACGACTCCTTCCGCGCCATCCGCGGGCTCTGGGCGAACGCCCGCGGCGCGCTCCTCGGCGTCGGAGCCCGCACCACGGGCCGGGTCTCCATCTCCCGGGCCATCCCCCAGGACGCCCTCCCCGACTCGGTGGGCGACGTCTGTCTCCACTTCTTCGACCGCGCCGGCCGTGAGCTGAGCTTCCCCGGATCCGAGCGCACCATCCACATCAGCACCGAGCAGCTGCTGCGGATCCCCCGCTCGACCGCGATCGCCGTCGGTGCGGAGAAGGTGCTCCCCGTCATCGTGGCCGCCCGCCGGGGGCTCTTCCGGTCCCTGGTCACCGACACCGCGACCGCGGAGCTCATCCTCGCCGAGCTCTGA
- a CDS encoding zinc-binding dehydrogenase, translating to MTVPTEMRAVVCHGPENYSLETRPVPDIGDDGLLIQVESVGVCASDLKCYHGAEKFWGGGGRAQWAQEEVIPGHEITGTVVRGTDAGLEHHGVAVGDRIVIEQIVPCGTCRYCKRGEYWMCGPHDMFGFRNFDGGMAEYMYVPTRALVHKISSEIKPEHAAYAEPLSCALHAVERADLRFEDTLVVAGAGPIGLGVIAGARQKNPLRIIALDMDDDKLALAKKVGADLTVNVKTEDAPAIVRELTDGYGADVYIEATGHPSGVTQGLDMLRKLGRFVEYSVFGSETSVDWSIISDDKELDVYGAHLGPYTWPAAIKLIESGVLPLDEICTDQFPLAQFQDALDLVGDSEGASVKVSILPQQ from the coding sequence ATGACCGTCCCGACCGAGATGCGGGCCGTGGTCTGCCACGGCCCCGAGAACTACTCCCTGGAGACCCGGCCCGTCCCCGACATCGGGGACGACGGACTGCTCATCCAGGTCGAGTCCGTCGGCGTCTGCGCCTCGGACCTGAAGTGCTACCACGGCGCCGAGAAGTTCTGGGGCGGCGGGGGCCGCGCCCAGTGGGCGCAGGAGGAGGTCATCCCCGGCCACGAGATCACCGGCACCGTGGTGCGGGGCACCGACGCCGGCCTCGAGCACCACGGCGTGGCCGTCGGCGACCGCATCGTCATCGAGCAGATCGTGCCCTGCGGCACCTGCCGGTACTGCAAGCGTGGCGAGTACTGGATGTGCGGGCCCCACGACATGTTCGGCTTCCGCAACTTCGACGGCGGCATGGCCGAGTACATGTACGTGCCCACCCGCGCCCTGGTGCACAAGATCTCCTCGGAGATCAAGCCTGAACACGCGGCGTACGCCGAGCCGCTGTCCTGCGCGCTGCACGCGGTCGAGCGTGCGGACCTCAGGTTCGAGGACACCCTCGTCGTCGCGGGCGCCGGCCCGATCGGCCTGGGCGTGATCGCGGGGGCGCGGCAGAAGAACCCGCTGCGCATCATCGCGCTGGACATGGACGACGACAAGCTCGCTCTGGCGAAGAAGGTCGGCGCGGACCTCACCGTCAACGTGAAGACCGAGGACGCGCCGGCGATCGTGCGTGAGCTCACCGACGGTTACGGCGCGGACGTCTACATCGAGGCGACGGGTCACCCCTCGGGCGTCACCCAGGGCCTGGACATGCTGCGCAAGCTGGGCCGGTTCGTCGAGTACTCGGTGTTCGGCTCGGAGACCTCCGTGGACTGGTCGATCATCTCCGACGACAAGGAGCTCGACGTCTACGGCGCCCACCTCGGCCCGTACACCTGGCCGGCGGCGATCAAGCTCATCGAGTCCGGCGTGCTGCCGCTCGACGAGATCTGCACGGACCAGTTCCCGCTGGCGCAGTTCCAGGACGCGCTCGACCTGGTCGGTGACTCGGAGGGCGCCTCGGTGAAGGTGTCCATCCTGCCGCAGCAGTAA
- a CDS encoding FGGY-family carbohydrate kinase, whose translation MSLRCFVGLDVGTSSTKAVLVAVETGEVLRTVTRSHEVRRGAAGLVEMDQEIWWDEFRSIYPELTAAVEGVEPGIAGIGVSGMGPCVAVTDADDHPIAPSALYGVDARAREQIDALAARFGQDELLARYDSQLTTQAGGPKLVWFAEHHPEDFAEPTRLYMPSSALIRKLTGEYVLDRQSASQCTPLYDPETCEWDEEMWRALSPGTIPPRLGWSDEICGHTRTREDLPALAAGIPVTFGTVDAWAEQESVGAVADHELFLMYGTTLFLVANSTRRARHPAMWGTTGTRAGMRNLAGGLATSGSLTDWMRRITGEDDYSVLTAEAAEVAPGCDGLMVLPYFAGERTPVQDPDARGIIAGLTLDHTRAHLYRAMLEGTALAVRHNIEVMEAAGLRIDTIACAGGGVTSDLWPQIVSDVTGRAQVRRRHHVGAALGDAFLVARALGEVESIDPWNPVEYVFEPRTSDAVDYDRRYADYRALYERTTEIAHHLAADGEAAGGAED comes from the coding sequence ATGTCCCTGAGATGTTTCGTCGGACTGGACGTGGGGACCTCGAGCACCAAGGCGGTCCTCGTCGCCGTGGAGACCGGGGAGGTGCTGCGCACGGTGACCCGGTCGCACGAGGTGCGCCGGGGCGCCGCCGGGCTCGTCGAGATGGACCAGGAGATCTGGTGGGACGAGTTCCGCTCGATCTACCCGGAGCTGACCGCCGCGGTCGAGGGCGTGGAGCCCGGGATCGCCGGCATCGGGGTCTCCGGGATGGGCCCGTGCGTGGCCGTCACCGACGCCGACGACCACCCGATCGCCCCCTCCGCGCTCTACGGCGTGGACGCCCGGGCGCGCGAGCAGATCGACGCCCTGGCCGCGCGCTTCGGCCAGGACGAGCTCCTCGCCCGGTACGACTCGCAGCTGACCACGCAGGCCGGCGGGCCGAAGCTGGTCTGGTTCGCCGAGCACCACCCGGAGGACTTCGCGGAGCCGACCCGTCTCTACATGCCCTCGAGCGCGCTGATCCGCAAGCTGACCGGCGAGTACGTCCTCGACCGGCAGTCGGCGAGCCAGTGCACCCCGCTCTACGACCCCGAGACCTGCGAGTGGGACGAGGAGATGTGGCGGGCCCTCTCCCCCGGCACGATCCCGCCGCGGCTCGGCTGGAGCGACGAGATCTGCGGGCACACGCGTACCCGGGAGGATCTCCCGGCGCTGGCCGCCGGGATCCCCGTGACCTTCGGCACCGTCGACGCGTGGGCCGAGCAGGAGTCGGTGGGCGCGGTCGCCGACCACGAGCTGTTCCTCATGTACGGCACCACCCTGTTCCTCGTGGCCAACTCCACGCGCCGGGCGCGCCACCCCGCGATGTGGGGCACGACGGGCACCCGGGCGGGCATGCGCAACCTGGCCGGGGGCCTGGCGACCTCCGGCTCCCTGACCGACTGGATGCGGCGGATCACCGGCGAGGACGACTACTCGGTGCTCACCGCGGAGGCCGCCGAGGTGGCCCCGGGGTGTGACGGGCTGATGGTGCTGCCCTACTTCGCCGGCGAGCGCACCCCCGTGCAGGACCCGGACGCGCGCGGGATCATCGCGGGCCTGACCCTCGACCACACCCGCGCGCACCTCTACCGGGCGATGCTCGAGGGCACGGCGCTGGCGGTGCGGCACAACATCGAGGTGATGGAGGCCGCGGGCCTGCGCATCGACACCATCGCCTGCGCCGGCGGCGGGGTGACCTCGGACCTGTGGCCGCAGATCGTCTCGGACGTGACCGGGCGGGCCCAGGTACGCCGCCGCCACCACGTCGGCGCGGCGCTCGGCGACGCGTTCCTGGTCGCCCGGGCGCTCGGCGAGGTGGAGTCGATCGACCCGTGGAACCCCGTGGAGTACGTCTTCGAGCCGCGGACCAGCGACGCCGTGGACTACGACCGCCGCTACGCCGACTACCGCGCGCTCTACGAGCGCACGACCGAAATCGCCCACCACCTGGCCGCCGACGGCGAGGCGGCCGGCGGCGCCGAGGACTGA
- a CDS encoding ABC-F family ATP-binding cassette domain-containing protein: MIVTHDLEVRVGARTLLTAPGDQLRVQPGDRIGLVGRNGAGKTTTMRILAGETEPYGGSVDRAGEIGYLPQDSREGNIDQSARDRVLSARGLDRIRTSMERQQEIMETTEDERKRDSAISKYSRLEERYHALGGYEAAAECAQICDNLGLPARILDQPLKTLSGGQRRRVELAQILFAATAGSGKSATTLLLDEPTNHLDADSIGWLRSFLARHEGGLIMISHDVELLDAVCNKVWYLDAVRGEADVYNMGFAKYKDARATDEARRRRERANAEKKASALRTQAAKLGAKATKARAAKQMAARADRMMGELDEVRVADKVAHISFPEPAPCGKTPLMATGLTKMYGSLEVFAGVDLAVDRGSRVVVLGFNGAGKTTLLKLLAGVERTDGEGGVVGGHGLKIGYFAQEHDTIDPDKTVWENTVAACPDVYQQELRTLLGAFMFSGEKLEQPAGTLSGGEKTRLALAALVSSRANVLLLDEPTNNLDPVSREQVLDALRTYTGAVVLVTHDPGAVRALEPERVIVLPDGTEDLWSDDYMELVELA; this comes from the coding sequence GTGATTGTCACTCATGATCTCGAGGTACGCGTCGGAGCCCGCACCCTGCTGACCGCCCCCGGCGACCAGCTGCGCGTGCAGCCGGGCGACCGGATCGGCCTGGTCGGGCGCAACGGCGCCGGCAAGACGACGACGATGCGCATCCTCGCCGGCGAGACCGAGCCCTACGGCGGCTCCGTCGACCGGGCGGGCGAGATCGGCTACCTGCCGCAGGACTCCCGCGAGGGCAACATCGACCAGTCGGCACGTGACCGCGTGCTCTCCGCCCGCGGGCTGGACCGCATCCGCACCTCGATGGAGCGCCAGCAGGAGATCATGGAGACCACGGAGGACGAGCGCAAGCGCGACTCCGCGATCTCGAAGTACTCCCGCCTCGAGGAGCGCTACCACGCCCTCGGCGGCTACGAGGCCGCCGCCGAGTGCGCGCAGATCTGCGACAACCTCGGCCTGCCCGCCCGCATCCTGGACCAGCCGCTGAAGACCCTCTCGGGTGGCCAGCGCCGCCGCGTGGAGCTCGCGCAGATCCTCTTCGCCGCCACCGCCGGCTCCGGCAAGTCGGCCACCACGCTGCTCCTCGACGAGCCGACCAACCACCTGGACGCCGACTCCATCGGCTGGCTGCGCAGCTTCCTGGCGCGCCACGAGGGCGGGCTGATCATGATCTCGCACGACGTCGAGCTGCTCGACGCCGTGTGCAACAAGGTCTGGTACCTCGACGCCGTGCGCGGCGAGGCCGACGTCTACAACATGGGCTTCGCCAAGTACAAGGACGCCCGCGCCACCGACGAGGCCCGCCGGCGCCGCGAGCGCGCCAACGCGGAGAAGAAGGCCTCCGCGCTGCGCACCCAGGCCGCCAAGCTGGGCGCGAAGGCCACCAAGGCGCGCGCCGCCAAGCAGATGGCCGCCCGCGCCGACCGCATGATGGGCGAGCTCGACGAGGTCCGCGTGGCCGACAAGGTCGCCCACATCTCCTTCCCGGAGCCCGCCCCCTGCGGCAAGACCCCGCTGATGGCCACCGGCCTGACCAAGATGTACGGCTCGCTCGAGGTCTTCGCCGGGGTGGACCTGGCCGTGGACCGCGGCTCGCGGGTGGTCGTCCTCGGCTTCAACGGTGCGGGCAAGACCACGCTGCTCAAGCTGCTCGCCGGGGTGGAGCGCACCGACGGCGAGGGCGGCGTGGTCGGCGGCCACGGGCTGAAGATCGGCTACTTCGCCCAGGAGCACGACACCATCGACCCGGACAAGACCGTCTGGGAGAACACGGTGGCCGCCTGCCCGGACGTCTACCAGCAGGAGCTGCGCACCCTGCTCGGCGCGTTCATGTTCTCCGGCGAGAAGCTCGAGCAGCCCGCCGGCACGCTCTCCGGCGGCGAGAAGACCCGCCTGGCGCTGGCCGCGCTGGTCAGCTCGCGGGCGAACGTGCTGCTGCTCGACGAGCCGACGAACAACCTCGACCCCGTCTCCCGCGAGCAGGTCCTCGACGCGCTGCGCACCTACACCGGTGCCGTCGTGCTGGTCACCCACGACCCGGGCGCCGTGCGCGCGCTCGAGCCCGAGCGGGTCATCGTGCTGCCCGACGGCACCGAGGACCTCTGGAGCGACGACTACATGGAGCTCGTCGAACTCGCCTGA
- a CDS encoding pyridoxal-phosphate-dependent aminotransferase family protein → MSSPSHFVSRHLFGPGPCNPYPEATTALTRPLLGHLDPEFIAEMDEVCAGLRTLWGTENARTLPLSTTGSGGMEAAFVNFVEPGDVVVVGVNGLFGERMCDVASRMGAEVVRVDFEWGTPVDPVKLTEAHPDPKIIAVVYAETSTGVASDIAEIGRRKGDALLLVDAVTAIAGVELKADEWGIDIGYAGTQKCLGVAPGLAPFTVSDRAWERRVEHPRSWYLDLGMLGGYAGEATGSKRTYHHTAPTGMVVSLGAAITRILDEGLDNVIARHRAAGAALQAGLEEMGLELFAAEGHRLPDLTTVKVPEGVDNAAVRSYLLEHFDIEIGAGVGAYTDSVWRIGLMGPNAQPASVPLILGALKEAIAAVR, encoded by the coding sequence ATGAGTTCCCCGTCACACTTCGTTTCCCGTCACCTCTTCGGCCCCGGGCCGTGCAACCCCTACCCGGAGGCCACCACGGCGCTGACCCGCCCGCTGCTCGGCCACCTCGACCCCGAGTTCATCGCCGAGATGGACGAGGTCTGCGCGGGACTGCGCACCCTGTGGGGCACCGAGAACGCCCGCACCCTGCCGCTGTCGACCACCGGCTCCGGCGGCATGGAGGCCGCCTTCGTCAACTTCGTCGAGCCCGGCGACGTGGTCGTCGTCGGCGTCAACGGGCTCTTCGGCGAGCGCATGTGCGACGTCGCCTCCCGCATGGGGGCAGAGGTCGTGCGCGTCGACTTCGAGTGGGGCACCCCCGTCGACCCGGTCAAACTGACCGAGGCGCACCCCGACCCGAAGATCATCGCCGTCGTCTACGCCGAGACCTCCACCGGTGTCGCCAGCGACATCGCCGAGATCGGCCGGCGCAAGGGCGACGCCCTGCTGCTCGTCGACGCCGTGACCGCCATCGCCGGCGTCGAGCTCAAGGCCGACGAGTGGGGCATCGACATCGGCTACGCCGGCACCCAGAAGTGCCTCGGCGTGGCCCCGGGCCTGGCTCCCTTCACCGTCTCCGACCGCGCCTGGGAGCGCCGCGTGGAGCACCCGCGCTCCTGGTACCTGGACCTGGGCATGCTCGGCGGCTACGCCGGCGAGGCCACCGGCTCGAAGCGCACCTACCACCACACCGCCCCGACCGGCATGGTCGTCTCCCTGGGCGCGGCGATCACCCGCATCCTCGACGAGGGCCTGGACAACGTCATCGCCCGCCACCGCGCGGCCGGTGCGGCGCTGCAGGCCGGCCTGGAGGAGATGGGCCTCGAGCTCTTCGCCGCCGAGGGCCACCGCCTGCCGGACCTGACCACGGTCAAGGTGCCCGAGGGCGTGGACAACGCCGCCGTGCGTTCGTACCTGCTCGAGCACTTCGACATCGAGATCGGCGCCGGCGTGGGCGCCTACACCGACAGCGTCTGGCGCATCGGCCTGATGGGCCCGAACGCCCAGCCGGCCTCCGTGCCGCTCATCCTGGGCGCGCTCAAGGAGGCCATCGCGGCGGTCCGCTGA